One Edaphobacter flagellatus genomic region harbors:
- a CDS encoding heavy metal translocating P-type ATPase, with translation MCCCNTKSSEIKDPVCGMTVQPERAAGSSTYRGTTFHFCSKSCKTKFDADPEHFAPSPGGCCAPTPGAPQAAEIDPVCGMKVIPEKAAGHSDHQGRRFFFCSLGCKKKFDAEPRRYLEPQRSGEVARPDGRSPQVEYICPVDPEVHQMGPGSCPKCGMALEPATVAPPSVRTEYTCPMHPEIVRSEPGNCPICGMALEPREITGDEANPELRDMTRRFWTSVVMTIPLLLLMVSEMLPSMPLQHMLSGKVWAWIEFAFATPVVWWCGWPFFERAWQSIANRSLNMFTLIGLGTGAAYLYSLVATVAPQIFPATARNGDGQIGLYYEPAAVIVALVLLGQVMELRARGQTSSALRSLLGLAPKSARRIDSQGSESDVPLDQVSLGDILRVRPGEKVPVDGEVVDGRSSVDESMVSGEPIPVEKASGAKVVGGTINGTGAFTMRAERIGADTLLSQIVKMVSAAQRTRAPIQRVADRISAYFVPAVLVAAVLTFALWYMLGPQPRLAHAVVSAVAVLIVACPCALGLATPMAIMVGTGRGAGAGILVRNAEALELFGKVNTLLVDKTGTLTEGKPTLTAVQAAAGIEESELLAWVASLERSSEHPLAAAIVRGAEARQLSLRSVSEFSSVPGKGVRGVIDGKNLAIGNAEMLREIGVDVDGLTREADALRHQGMTVMLAAVDEKPAGLVAVSDPIKESTPEAIRDLKAAGLNVIMVTGDNATTAKAVADTLGVAFEADVLPEQKAEVVKRHQQRGEIVAMAGDGVNDAPALAQAQVGIAMGTGTDVAMEAGGITLVRGDLRGLVRARKLSQATMRNIRQNLFFAFIYNVLGVPLAAGVLFPLFGVVLSPMIAAAAMSFSSVSVIANSLRLRNQ, from the coding sequence ATGTGCTGCTGCAATACAAAAAGCTCGGAGATCAAAGATCCGGTCTGCGGCATGACCGTTCAGCCCGAGCGGGCTGCGGGCTCAAGTACTTACCGCGGAACAACCTTCCACTTCTGCTCTAAAAGTTGCAAGACCAAGTTCGATGCTGATCCAGAACACTTTGCACCAAGTCCGGGCGGTTGCTGCGCGCCGACTCCGGGAGCTCCGCAGGCTGCGGAGATCGATCCGGTTTGCGGCATGAAGGTCATACCCGAGAAGGCAGCGGGACACTCCGACCACCAGGGCAGGCGTTTCTTCTTTTGCAGCCTTGGATGTAAGAAGAAATTTGATGCCGAACCCAGACGGTATCTGGAACCGCAGAGATCGGGCGAGGTTGCAAGACCGGATGGGCGCAGTCCACAGGTGGAGTACATCTGCCCCGTGGACCCGGAAGTCCATCAGATGGGACCCGGCTCCTGTCCAAAGTGTGGGATGGCGCTTGAGCCAGCGACCGTAGCTCCACCCTCCGTGCGAACGGAATACACCTGCCCCATGCATCCGGAGATCGTTCGTTCGGAACCGGGCAACTGCCCTATCTGCGGGATGGCTTTGGAGCCACGCGAAATCACTGGCGATGAAGCTAATCCCGAACTAAGGGATATGACACGTCGTTTCTGGACAAGCGTCGTGATGACGATCCCGCTGCTGCTGCTCATGGTTTCGGAGATGCTGCCGTCAATGCCGTTGCAGCATATGCTCTCCGGTAAGGTCTGGGCGTGGATTGAGTTTGCATTTGCTACTCCGGTGGTGTGGTGGTGTGGTTGGCCGTTCTTTGAGCGAGCGTGGCAATCGATTGCGAACCGCAGCCTGAATATGTTTACTCTGATCGGCCTCGGTACGGGAGCAGCCTATCTCTATAGCTTGGTAGCCACCGTCGCGCCCCAGATCTTTCCAGCCACAGCACGGAATGGGGATGGGCAGATCGGTCTGTACTACGAGCCAGCGGCAGTGATCGTCGCGCTGGTACTTCTTGGTCAGGTCATGGAACTCCGGGCGCGCGGCCAGACCAGCAGCGCCCTGCGTTCGCTGCTTGGGCTCGCCCCAAAGAGTGCACGCAGGATCGATTCTCAGGGCAGCGAATCCGATGTCCCGCTTGACCAGGTCTCCCTCGGGGATATCCTTCGCGTCCGCCCCGGCGAGAAAGTCCCCGTGGACGGTGAGGTGGTTGATGGCAGAAGCTCTGTCGATGAGTCGATGGTCTCCGGTGAACCCATCCCGGTGGAGAAAGCATCTGGAGCGAAGGTGGTCGGGGGGACCATCAATGGAACAGGAGCATTCACCATGCGCGCTGAACGGATCGGCGCGGACACATTGCTCTCGCAGATCGTCAAAATGGTGAGCGCGGCGCAACGCACCCGCGCCCCTATCCAGCGCGTTGCCGATCGTATCTCGGCGTATTTCGTTCCGGCCGTCCTTGTGGCAGCTGTGCTCACGTTCGCACTCTGGTACATGCTTGGGCCGCAGCCGCGCCTGGCGCACGCGGTCGTAAGTGCAGTAGCGGTCCTGATCGTGGCCTGTCCCTGTGCCCTCGGTCTCGCCACACCGATGGCCATCATGGTGGGTACGGGGCGCGGAGCTGGTGCAGGCATTCTTGTGCGTAACGCGGAGGCGTTGGAGCTTTTTGGCAAAGTGAACACCTTGCTCGTCGATAAAACCGGAACCTTAACTGAGGGCAAACCCACGCTCACTGCCGTCCAAGCCGCTGCAGGCATTGAGGAAAGCGAGCTTCTAGCCTGGGTCGCCAGTCTCGAACGCTCCAGTGAACATCCACTCGCCGCCGCGATCGTCCGGGGAGCGGAGGCGCGCCAGCTCTCCTTGCGGAGTGTGAGCGAATTCTCGTCGGTCCCGGGCAAGGGGGTGCGCGGCGTGATCGACGGCAAGAATCTTGCCATCGGCAACGCGGAAATGCTTCGCGAGATTGGTGTCGACGTCGATGGTCTCACCCGAGAAGCCGACGCCCTGCGTCATCAAGGAATGACCGTCATGCTCGCTGCTGTGGACGAAAAGCCTGCGGGCTTGGTGGCCGTCTCTGACCCGATCAAAGAATCGACACCCGAGGCGATTCGCGACCTGAAAGCCGCTGGTCTGAACGTCATCATGGTGACGGGGGACAACGCAACGACAGCGAAGGCGGTCGCAGACACGCTGGGGGTCGCGTTTGAGGCGGACGTATTGCCGGAACAGAAGGCCGAGGTCGTCAAACGACACCAGCAACGGGGAGAGATCGTTGCGATGGCGGGCGACGGCGTCAACGATGCTCCAGCTCTTGCCCAGGCGCAGGTTGGGATTGCAATGGGAACGGGGACCGACGTTGCCATGGAGGCGGGCGGTATCACGCTGGTGCGAGGTGATCTGCGGGGTTTGGTGCGTGCTCGCAAGTTGAGCCAGGCGACGATGCGGAACATCCGGCAAAATCTGTTCTTCGCATTCATCTACAACGTGCTGGGTGTACCTTTGGCGGCCGGGGTTCTGTTCCCACTTTTCGGCGTGGTTCTTAGCCCGATGATCGCGGCAGCAGCTATGAGTTTTAGTTCTGTGTCCGTGATCGCGAACTCCTTGCGGCTGCGAAATCAGTAG